From Camelina sativa cultivar DH55 chromosome 20, Cs, whole genome shotgun sequence, the proteins below share one genomic window:
- the LOC109131293 gene encoding uncharacterized protein LOC109131293: CIDYRGLNRVTVKNKYPLPRIDELLDQLRGATWFSKVDLASCYHQIPINEADMRKTAFRTRYGHYEFVVMPVGLTNALAAFMRLMNSVFQEFLDVSVIIFIDDILVYSKSPEEHAVHLRVVMEKLQEQKLFAKLSKCS; the protein is encoded by the coding sequence tgcattgattatcggggtttgaaccgggtcactgtgaagaacaagtaccctcttcctaggatcgatgagttgttggatcagttgaggggtgctacttggttctccaaggtagatctggcgtcatgttatcatcagataccgataaaTGAGGCAGAtatgaggaagactgctttcaggacgaggtatgggcattatgagtttgtggtgatgcctgttgggttgactaacgcgctagcagcgtttatgagattgatgaacagcgtgtttcaagagtttctggatgtgtctgtcatcattttcatcgacgatatcctggtttattctaagagtcctgaggagcatgcagtgcatttgagggtcgttatggagaagctgcaggagcagaagttgtttgctaagttgagcaagtgcagt